The Streptomyces aurantiacus genome includes a region encoding these proteins:
- a CDS encoding NAD(P)/FAD-dependent oxidoreductase, translating to MSRPRVVIVGAGFAGYRTAQTLSRLTRHRADIVLLNPTDYFLYLPLLPQVASGVLEPRRVTVSLTGTLPGVRLVLGEADGIDLDGRTVHYTGPEGGEGTLSYDRLVLAAGSVNKLLPVPGVAEHAHGFRGLPEALYLRDHVIRQVELAATTEDPGIRAARCTFVVVGAGYTGTEVAAHGQLFTDALVRRRPLRGGSRPRWMLIDIASRVLPEMDERLSRTADRVLRQRGVDVRTGTSVKEATPDGVLLSDGDFVSTRSLVWCVGVRPDPLAEQLGLPMERGRLLVEPNLRVPGRPEVFACGDAAAVPDLEKPGQYTPMTAQHAWRQGRTAGRNVAASLGVGDPAPYRHRDLGFVVDLGGVKAAANPLGVPLSGPLAGAVTRGYHLAAMPGNRIRVAADWLLDAALPRQAVQLGLVRSWSVPLDTTSPELPRMPGRPHGGTAPDGEHPPTPGRAAPVSGAPVSGASAAAGPGGRPAYAEPAVPGSARPDEPAAPRPEHPVEGIS from the coding sequence ATGAGCCGACCCCGTGTCGTGATAGTCGGAGCAGGATTCGCCGGGTACCGGACGGCGCAGACCCTGTCCCGGCTGACCCGGCACAGGGCCGACATCGTCCTGCTGAATCCGACGGACTACTTCCTGTACCTGCCTCTGCTGCCACAGGTCGCCTCCGGGGTCCTGGAGCCCCGTCGCGTCACTGTCTCCCTGACCGGCACCCTGCCGGGGGTACGCCTCGTGCTCGGTGAGGCGGACGGCATCGACCTCGACGGGCGCACGGTCCACTACACCGGCCCCGAGGGCGGCGAGGGCACGCTCTCCTACGACCGGCTCGTGCTCGCCGCCGGCAGCGTCAACAAGCTGCTGCCCGTCCCGGGCGTGGCCGAGCACGCGCACGGCTTCCGGGGACTGCCCGAGGCGCTGTACCTGCGCGACCACGTGATCCGGCAGGTGGAGCTCGCGGCCACCACCGAGGATCCCGGGATCCGCGCCGCGCGGTGCACCTTCGTCGTCGTGGGAGCCGGCTACACCGGCACCGAGGTGGCCGCGCACGGGCAGCTGTTCACCGACGCACTGGTGCGCAGGCGGCCCCTTCGCGGAGGCTCACGGCCACGCTGGATGCTGATCGACATCGCCTCGCGTGTGCTGCCGGAGATGGACGAGCGGCTGTCGCGGACCGCCGACCGCGTGCTGCGGCAGCGAGGCGTCGACGTCCGTACCGGAACGTCCGTGAAGGAGGCCACCCCGGACGGGGTGCTGCTCAGCGACGGTGACTTCGTCAGCACACGGTCCCTGGTCTGGTGCGTCGGCGTCCGTCCCGATCCGCTGGCCGAGCAGCTCGGGCTGCCCATGGAACGCGGCCGGCTGCTCGTCGAGCCGAACCTCCGGGTGCCGGGCCGGCCCGAGGTGTTCGCCTGCGGTGACGCGGCCGCCGTGCCCGATCTGGAGAAGCCGGGCCAGTACACGCCGATGACCGCACAGCACGCCTGGCGGCAGGGGAGGACGGCCGGGCGGAACGTCGCCGCCTCGCTCGGCGTCGGCGACCCCGCCCCCTACCGGCACCGCGACCTGGGCTTCGTCGTCGACCTCGGCGGCGTGAAGGCCGCCGCCAACCCGCTCGGCGTGCCGCTCTCCGGGCCCCTCGCCGGAGCCGTCACCCGCGGCTACCACCTGGCCGCGATGCCCGGCAACCGCATCCGGGTCGCCGCGGACTGGCTCCTGGACGCCGCACTGCCACGGCAGGCCGTCCAGCTGGGCCTCGTCCGCTCCTGGTCGGTACCGCTGGACACGACTTCCCCCGAGCTGCCCCGGATGCCGGGCCGGCCTCACGGAGGAACGGCCCCCGACGGCGAGCACCCGCCGACGCCGGGACGCGCGGCCCCCGTGTCCGGGGCCCCCGTGTCCGGGGCATCCGCGGCAGCCGGTCCCGGGGGTCGCCCGGCGTATGCCGAGCCCGCGGTGCCGGGATCCGCCCGCCCCGACGAGCCGGCCGCACCCCGACCCGAACACCCTGTGGAAGGAATCTCATGA
- a CDS encoding TIGR03557 family F420-dependent LLM class oxidoreductase, whose protein sequence is MPEYGYFLSTEEFAPQDLVEQARMAEQAGFQSLWISDHYHPWNDAQGQSPFVWSVIGALSEAVSLPIATAVTCPTVRIHPAVVAQAAATSAVMTEGRFRLGVGSGEALNEHVLGDAWPPAHIRLEMLEEAVQVMRKLFTGEEVNHSGPHYTVHNARLYTVPDEPVPIDISGFGPQATALAARIGDGFVTMAPDEPMVEQFRRGGGGAKPAGGGTKVCYGQDRDEAVRTVRRLWSNQLLPGEMGQVLPSPKHFEQLEPLVTEEMVSENTVCGDDVDEHVAALAAFADAGFDRVYVNQIGPDQRGFFDFYRTKVLPQLQEGTR, encoded by the coding sequence ATGCCCGAATACGGCTATTTCCTGTCCACCGAGGAGTTCGCTCCCCAGGACCTCGTCGAGCAGGCCAGAATGGCCGAGCAGGCCGGGTTCCAGTCGCTGTGGATCTCGGACCACTACCACCCGTGGAACGACGCGCAGGGCCAGAGCCCCTTCGTCTGGTCGGTGATCGGCGCCCTGTCGGAGGCCGTGTCCCTGCCGATCGCGACGGCGGTGACCTGTCCGACCGTCCGGATCCACCCGGCGGTGGTGGCGCAGGCGGCGGCCACGAGCGCGGTGATGACGGAGGGCCGCTTCCGGCTCGGTGTGGGGTCCGGTGAGGCCCTGAACGAGCACGTCCTCGGTGATGCCTGGCCGCCCGCGCACATCCGGCTGGAGATGCTGGAGGAGGCGGTCCAGGTGATGCGCAAGCTCTTCACCGGCGAGGAGGTCAACCACTCCGGGCCCCACTACACGGTCCACAACGCCCGGCTCTACACGGTCCCCGACGAGCCCGTGCCCATCGACATCTCGGGCTTCGGCCCCCAGGCGACGGCCCTCGCGGCGCGGATCGGGGACGGCTTCGTCACCATGGCTCCGGACGAGCCCATGGTGGAGCAGTTCCGGCGGGGCGGCGGGGGCGCCAAACCCGCCGGCGGCGGCACGAAGGTCTGCTACGGCCAGGACCGCGACGAGGCCGTGCGTACGGTCCGCCGGCTCTGGTCCAACCAGCTGCTGCCCGGCGAGATGGGTCAGGTCCTCCCCTCGCCGAAGCACTTCGAGCAGCTGGAGCCGCTGGTGACGGAGGAGATGGTCAGCGAGAACACGGTGTGCGGGGACGACGTCGACGAGCATGTCGCCGCGCTCGCCGCTTTCGCCGACGCGGGCTTCGACCGTGTCTACGTCAACCAGATCGGCCCCGACCAGCGCGGCTTCTTCGACTTCTACCGCACGAAGGTGCTGCCGCAACTCCAGGAGGGGACCCGCTGA
- a CDS encoding phage holin family protein: protein MDRIEHLDKRLADELAQVAREAIREELREQTRKQRRTAALYAASGALALYAGAALALAAGLALALGLPDWAAALIIAAVLGALAYVLRNAARPSASRPTPEQAAQRPGEGVTGRAAPGMPAGGPAVPPMPPVAPDAVSGSAGAPGTSTPPAPGAGGATGPAAPHHRAE, encoded by the coding sequence ATGGATCGAATCGAACATCTGGACAAGCGTCTGGCCGACGAGCTGGCACAGGTGGCCCGTGAGGCCATACGCGAGGAGCTGCGGGAGCAGACCCGCAAGCAGCGTCGTACGGCCGCGCTGTACGCCGCGTCCGGTGCTCTCGCCCTGTACGCGGGCGCGGCCCTCGCGCTCGCGGCCGGCCTCGCCCTCGCGCTCGGTCTGCCCGACTGGGCGGCCGCGCTGATCATCGCGGCCGTGCTCGGCGCGCTGGCGTACGTGCTGCGCAACGCGGCGCGGCCGTCGGCCTCCCGGCCCACGCCGGAACAGGCCGCTCAGCGGCCCGGCGAGGGCGTCACCGGCCGTGCGGCCCCCGGGATGCCGGCCGGCGGGCCCGCCGTTCCGCCGATGCCGCCCGTCGCGCCCGACGCCGTGAGCGGGTCGGCGGGAGCACCCGGCACGAGCACACCCCCGGCGCCCGGCGCGGGCGGGGCCACCGGTCCCGCCGCCCCGCACCACCGCGCGGAGTGA